The Gardnerella leopoldii genomic interval AGTACTGTATAAATACCGTAAAAGAAAATTTGAGGCATGCACCATAAAGTAAATGAACAAGTTAATGTTTGCATTTCGGCGCTTCCGCCGGCGTATAGCATAGTGAGCACAGGCGTTGCTATAGACATAAGAACTGTTAGCGCGAGAAGCAGAAGAATTGCAAATGTAATAAGTTTATTTAAGCGTTCCTCGGCATTTTTCTTTTCGAGAGTGCGAACAATTTGCGGTACTAATACAGCGTTGAAAATTCCACCTGAAACAAGCGTATATATTAGCTGTGGAATCATAGATCCAGCTTGATATGCGTTTGCTGCCAAACCTGTTGTTCCAAGGGCTGCTGCTAATAAGATAGTACGTATTTGACCTGTAATGCGTGATGCGGCTGTTCCGCTAGCCATAATTACAGAATTTCGACCTACTGAACTCATTCGTCTGGATCCTTCTTACGGTGGAATTGCCTCCAAAGGCCAAGAAGACCAAGAATGAAAGCAAATACTATAATAATCGTACCGCTTTTATCACTAATTTGCAGTGTACTAGTAATAAGTGTGCTCTGTTCTTTTGCAAATACGCGATGCTGATTGTCTTCAAGCACAAAAGTAGCTTTTGTGTGAATTGATGTAGTAATTCTCAACGGTAAAGTTACTTGAGTTTCGCTATTAGCTGGAATTTTTACTAAAGTTTTACGGCGTGTAACAATTTCCATAGCATGAGTATTTGCAGATAAATACACTTGCACAGGGTAAGAGTATGTGTTGCTTATCGTAATAGGCATGCTTGCTGTTTCGCTTACGGCAGTAATATCATGCGGTGGGATTATGCGAATGCCATTCATCAGTGTATTTGCAAAAGTCTTAGCAGTATTTTTACTTATACAAGACTTGTTATTTTTCTTGCTGTGTGCAGTAGTTTTAGCTGAATTTTGCTGCTTGATTGTATTATTGGTAAATTCATGCAACGAAATATCGTCGTATAAGCGTAATAGATACTTTTCTAAGTCTTTTATGCTAATAAGTTTTTTTGTTTTGGCTGTTTGCTTTGCAAGTGCTTGAGCGTCACCTTCAGTATTATGAGGATGCTTAGCGGCACTATAGTCGAGAATATTCTTAGTAAAACGTAAAACGTCTTTCCTTGAATGTGACAAATCGTTTAGGCAAGAGCGTCTTGTTTTAGTAATATTCGCGCTTATAGAGCTGTTGCGAGATATTTCACGCATTATGGAATTTTTCTTCCAGTCAGGCAAGGCATTTTGCTTCGTATTTGCCATTGTTTGCAAGTCGCTTAACGACAGCCAAGGAGATTGTTCTAATGCGTTCATAACAGCATCAATATTTGAATTAGATGCATTATTCGAAAAAGTAATAAGAATATGCCTATCAACATACGGCTGTTCCATTTGGTAGAACGCGCTTTGTGCCACTAAACGATTAATGCGCCCAGCCTGAGTTCGTTCGCTTGTTGCGTTATCGCTTGTAGGCTTTCCATTTGCTAGAAGAGTAAGCACTGATTGAGGTGACAAAACTCGCACATTCCCTGCAGGCGTATCTATATCGTATATGCCATTTCTAACAGCAAACTGTGAAGCATTATTGTCAAATTCGTCTGTTGCAATAACAGTTTCATATCCATTACGTTTTGCTTGCTCTAGTGCATGAATAGTCCACTTGCCATATGTTTGCCATGCATAAGCTTTATTTAAATTATGATTAGCTGAGTCGGTTTGTTTTGAATTATTTGCTTTAGTAATATTTTTCTGCGATTGCGAATTTTTTGCAGACCATTTTTCTTTAGTAATTCCTGCCGATTTATACAAATCGTCATTATTGTCATCTGCATA includes:
- a CDS encoding DUF6049 family protein, encoding MPKKHIGGLTVKKLTRKHQTTNASTALKQKSLSYVFSLLRITLQTCLISARFIFILFVVFATIFAFPTAKYAGLVNYAYANTKKADLSDKTSTRQNKKQSTYENPHSKGIEIDITQATPVVTDKSGYHLTATLKAVKTALPEGTLQLSINSNYTFVSRTDVQNWSQEESLIPTPQILDSVKTPSLASGHTCTLSFNIPADKQELRSILNWGPKPLKITYFSQNYSKYKSIHSFLTRANIGMHSASLPAMKLTALMPILIRTQNDLRNFKTNNIQPSDHLETLLRADKDSIHNIIGKADLANKHSKLQTIADLSTIQASHLTLKPSAYMQQSGFDISAYADDNNDDLYKSAGITKEKWSAKNSQSQKNITKANNSKQTDSANHNLNKAYAWQTYGKWTIHALEQAKRNGYETVIATDEFDNNASQFAVRNGIYDIDTPAGNVRVLSPQSVLTLLANGKPTSDNATSERTQAGRINRLVAQSAFYQMEQPYVDRHILITFSNNASNSNIDAVMNALEQSPWLSLSDLQTMANTKQNALPDWKKNSIMREISRNSSISANITKTRRSCLNDLSHSRKDVLRFTKNILDYSAAKHPHNTEGDAQALAKQTAKTKKLISIKDLEKYLLRLYDDISLHEFTNNTIKQQNSAKTTAHSKKNNKSCISKNTAKTFANTLMNGIRIIPPHDITAVSETASMPITISNTYSYPVQVYLSANTHAMEIVTRRKTLVKIPANSETQVTLPLRITTSIHTKATFVLEDNQHRVFAKEQSTLITSTLQISDKSGTIIIVFAFILGLLGLWRQFHRKKDPDE